One region of uncultured Desulfovibrio sp. genomic DNA includes:
- the htpG gene encoding molecular chaperone HtpG: protein MAEAGKNSRQFRAEVRKVLHILTNSLYTNREIFLRELVSNASDALDKLRYRMNRGESPRLADIPLEISISLDKDSKVLTIADTGVGMTADELAENLGTIARSGSEQFLADVAAENAANGSDAAKPEGGEEGETSGPADAANIIGRFGVGFYSVFMVASKVEVTSRPAFGDDAEASVWVSDGLGTFTVEPATGDEPARGTVIKAWLKDDAAEFAEKFRVESVIRKHSAFVPFPVLVDGERVNTQPALWREPKFSVTKEQYDSFYKALTYDAKEPLDTLHLSVDAPVQFNALLFTPDSAQDFFGADREFWGLDLYARRVLIQHRNKELVPEYLAFLKGVVDTEDLPLNISRETLQENVVLRKINQVLVKQTLGHLEKLAKDDAEKYSRFWKLHGKVFKLGYHDYANRERISALLRFNSSSLTDAEALTSLDEYMARAPEGQKTIWYVAAPNREAARLNPHMERFRRKGIEVLWLYEPVDEFVMDGLAKYKDWEFKSVETAADDALKDFADKEQPEHEAAAPLSDDDSASFDALLGKMKEILGDKVTDVRVSHRLADSPAVLVSPDGGLSSSMEKLLKVMQKDDSIPVKVLEVNRDHPLLRSMLRMFKADADDKILADMTGCLFDASLLLDGYLKDPQALAARTGKLLEEAAAWYTEVRKI, encoded by the coding sequence ATGGCAGAGGCTGGTAAGAATTCCCGCCAATTCCGCGCTGAGGTGCGCAAAGTCCTGCATATCCTCACCAATTCGCTTTATACAAATCGCGAAATTTTTTTGAGGGAACTTGTTTCCAACGCCTCGGACGCGTTGGATAAATTGCGCTATCGCATGAACAGGGGCGAAAGCCCTCGTCTTGCTGATATTCCCCTTGAAATCAGCATCAGCCTGGACAAGGACTCCAAGGTTTTGACCATTGCAGATACAGGCGTTGGCATGACCGCAGATGAACTGGCTGAAAACCTTGGCACTATTGCCAGATCCGGCTCAGAGCAGTTTTTGGCCGATGTTGCGGCTGAAAATGCAGCCAACGGCAGCGACGCGGCAAAGCCTGAAGGCGGGGAGGAGGGCGAGACCTCAGGTCCTGCGGATGCCGCCAATATTATCGGCCGGTTTGGCGTGGGCTTTTATTCCGTCTTTATGGTGGCCAGCAAGGTGGAAGTTACTTCGCGTCCGGCTTTTGGCGATGATGCCGAAGCCAGCGTGTGGGTCAGCGACGGGCTTGGCACCTTTACCGTTGAACCCGCAACCGGGGATGAACCAGCGCGCGGTACGGTTATCAAGGCATGGCTCAAGGACGATGCCGCCGAATTTGCAGAAAAGTTCCGCGTTGAGTCGGTTATCCGCAAGCATTCGGCCTTTGTTCCCTTCCCTGTCCTCGTGGACGGAGAGCGGGTCAACACCCAGCCTGCGCTGTGGCGCGAGCCAAAGTTTTCGGTCACCAAGGAACAGTACGATTCCTTTTACAAAGCCCTGACCTATGACGCCAAGGAGCCGCTGGACACCCTGCATCTTTCTGTGGATGCGCCTGTGCAGTTTAATGCCCTCCTGTTCACGCCCGATTCGGCGCAGGATTTTTTTGGTGCCGACCGCGAATTCTGGGGGCTTGATCTCTATGCCCGACGCGTGCTCATCCAGCACCGCAACAAAGAGCTGGTGCCTGAATATCTGGCCTTCCTCAAAGGCGTGGTCGATACGGAAGACCTGCCCCTGAACATCTCGCGCGAGACGCTTCAGGAAAACGTGGTGCTACGCAAGATCAATCAGGTGCTGGTCAAACAGACCTTGGGCCATCTTGAAAAGCTGGCCAAGGACGATGCGGAAAAATACAGCCGCTTCTGGAAGCTGCACGGCAAGGTTTTCAAGCTGGGTTACCACGACTACGCCAACCGCGAGCGTATCAGCGCCTTGCTGCGCTTCAATTCTTCGTCCCTCACTGATGCGGAGGCGCTCACCAGCCTTGATGAATACATGGCCCGCGCTCCCGAAGGGCAAAAGACCATCTGGTATGTGGCTGCGCCCAACCGAGAGGCCGCCCGGCTCAATCCGCACATGGAGCGTTTCCGCCGCAAGGGCATTGAAGTGCTGTGGCTGTACGAGCCTGTGGACGAATTTGTCATGGACGGCCTTGCCAAGTACAAGGATTGGGAATTCAAGTCAGTGGAAACAGCGGCGGACGATGCCCTGAAAGACTTTGCCGACAAGGAGCAGCCGGAACACGAAGCCGCAGCGCCGCTTTCTGACGATGATTCGGCAAGCTTTGACGCCCTGCTTGGCAAGATGAAGGAAATCCTGGGCGACAAAGTGACGGACGTGCGTGTTTCTCACCGTCTGGCAGACAGCCCCGCAGTGCTGGTTTCGCCCGATGGCGGCCTGTCGTCCTCCATGGAAAAGCTGCTCAAGGTCATGCAGAAGGATGATTCCATCCCTGTGAAGGTGCTGGAGGTCAACCGCGATCATCCGCTGCTGCGCAGCATGTTGCGTATGTTCAAGGCAGACGCGGACGACAAAATATTGGCCGACATGACTGGCTGCCTGTTTGACGCCAGCCTGCTGCTGGACGGCTACCTCAAGGATCCTCAGGCATTGGCCGCCCGCACGGGCAAGCTGCTTGAAGAAGCAGCCGCCTGGTATACGGAAGTGCGTAAGATATAG
- a CDS encoding flagellar motor protein MotB yields the protein MGGGAWKVAYADFVTAMMAFFLLLWILSMVPPDTKAGLAAYFSGERNFDSSSTSPISNNPFIQNTDKIDARDLKINEVEKSHYAIAQKIKQMLMADAVPQNSSGISADDVGVQLRVNSDVMFRPGSVDLLPEGTKVLEAVLKLMNEYNLYLVVRGHADSTEARPPFASAWELSGARASAMVHFLAEKGIKPTRMRAVSYGDTRPLKPGIDEQSRAMNRRVEFFFHRPEVMSYSVVY from the coding sequence ATGGGCGGCGGCGCATGGAAAGTGGCGTATGCCGACTTTGTTACGGCCATGATGGCCTTCTTCCTTCTGTTGTGGATCCTCAGCATGGTGCCGCCCGACACCAAGGCGGGTCTAGCCGCGTACTTCAGCGGCGAGCGCAATTTCGACTCCAGCTCCACATCCCCCATATCAAACAATCCGTTCATCCAGAACACGGATAAAATCGATGCGCGCGACCTCAAAATCAACGAGGTTGAAAAGTCGCACTACGCCATCGCGCAAAAAATCAAGCAGATGCTCATGGCAGATGCCGTGCCGCAAAATTCCTCGGGCATCAGCGCGGATGATGTGGGTGTGCAGTTGCGCGTCAATTCGGACGTTATGTTCCGCCCCGGCAGCGTTGACCTGCTGCCCGAAGGCACCAAGGTGCTGGAAGCGGTGCTGAAGCTCATGAACGAATACAACCTGTACCTTGTGGTGCGCGGACACGCGGACTCCACCGAGGCCAGACCGCCATTTGCCTCCGCGTGGGAGCTTTCCGGCGCGCGCGCATCGGCCATGGTGCATTTTCTTGCCGAAAAGGGCATCAAACCCACGCGTATGCGCGCTGTGAGCTACGGCGATACGCGCCCCCTCAAGCCGGGCATTGACGAACAGAGCCGCGCCATGAACCGGCGTGTGGAATTTTTCTTCCATCGGCCAGAGGTCATGTCGTACAGCGTGGTGTACTAG
- the motA gene encoding flagellar motor stator protein MotA, with product MYLLIGLVIVAASVGTGYTMAHGDWGVLFQPAEFIIILGCGLGAFFGSQTKYTFGLVVKSLKHLFADPGSSKNHYLETLALLYALFSKMHREGVISIESDVEKPESSPIFSKYPNISKDTVLVNFVGDTLRVYLTTGDPADIDSLMDVDIETMREEGILPAHAVSHMAESLPGMGIVACVLGVVLAMGKINEPPEVLGHYIAAALVGTFFGILACYGLFGPMGAKLENYVAEEHFYFNAIKEAVAAAIRGSTPLIAVEYGRRAIPYPFRPSFAEMEERLKSG from the coding sequence ATGTACTTACTTATAGGACTGGTCATTGTTGCGGCTTCAGTCGGCACGGGCTACACCATGGCCCACGGCGACTGGGGCGTTCTTTTTCAGCCCGCCGAGTTCATCATTATTTTGGGTTGCGGCCTTGGGGCTTTTTTTGGTTCGCAGACCAAGTACACCTTTGGCCTGGTTGTCAAAAGCCTCAAACATCTGTTTGCCGACCCTGGTTCCAGCAAAAACCACTACCTTGAGACTCTTGCCCTGCTGTATGCACTCTTTTCCAAAATGCACCGCGAGGGCGTGATCAGTATTGAAAGCGACGTTGAAAAACCCGAATCCAGCCCGATTTTCAGCAAATATCCCAATATTTCCAAAGATACCGTACTGGTGAACTTTGTGGGCGACACGCTACGCGTGTACCTGACCACTGGCGACCCCGCAGATATTGATAGCCTCATGGACGTGGATATCGAAACCATGCGCGAAGAAGGTATTTTGCCCGCCCACGCCGTGTCGCACATGGCCGAATCACTGCCGGGCATGGGTATTGTGGCCTGCGTTCTGGGCGTTGTTTTGGCCATGGGTAAGATCAATGAACCGCCGGAAGTTCTTGGCCACTACATCGCGGCAGCACTTGTCGGCACGTTTTTTGGTATTCTTGCCTGCTATGGCCTTTTTGGCCCCATGGGCGCAAAACTTGAAAACTACGTGGCCGAAGAACATTTTTATTTTAATGCCATCAAGGAAGCCGTGGCTGCCGCCATTCGCGGATCAACTCCGCTGATCGCCGTGGAATACGGGCGCAGGGCCATACCCTACCCCTTCCGGCCTTCTTTTGCCGAAATGGAAGAACGGCTCAAGAGCGGCTAA
- a CDS encoding AsmA family protein, whose protein sequence is MKRVFLWILGGATVLAVAAAVLLSRVDAGFVVRQIADATAKATGQPLTFDSPPGISFFPPGVNFGQAHWGSASDGQGVVISVKSGMAQLELSPLLTGNVVVREVRLNSPVIEVREGKAVAAAKPDAEKTAVETKPAAATPPALPIELKRLVLRQGVATYTSANGKTLRIDDVNFSVENLRTGQEAVVQCDFAFIFGDSAAEPAAPAAKSGANNISGTLAFSSRLRYAPPQLLFRQTALTVTPLTGALPKEAGPLQFTCEGSLRLSDLHLQLSKALLNTPQARVSASGEGGLAPLAFNGALEMEGSPHKLAALAGHKLATPSAKDDLRFRTMVRYAANALNLSQMLLQLDDLSLRGGLRLDLPESAPMLVTADVQTGMLNLDPYMPQAESGKNAAETKPAGHDGAAASGKRAKPDAEAARRMPGLDIRAKVAGITKSGLQVKDIALAIKGEKGRYALTSLTASLGSGGLIKSTGNMDMATETCTLKAQAADVELGPLLVALGKGRLADGQASLDADVTMRCADANDIRQSLGGRGLLEIRRLHVPAMAELSKNIPSLTGKGGALPDRFDLARAPFTARDGEINASPITVTSATLNAAGKARISLPKQYMDAALDIKTMGLTIPVTAKGPLSDISYGVDPRFALDMAKNLPGTLLKTGKEAGSTTKGAAKGAEGLVRGILGR, encoded by the coding sequence ATGAAGCGTGTATTTTTATGGATTCTGGGTGGCGCCACGGTTCTGGCAGTGGCGGCGGCTGTTCTGCTCAGCAGGGTAGACGCTGGATTTGTGGTGCGGCAGATAGCCGATGCCACGGCCAAAGCCACTGGGCAGCCTTTAACGTTTGACAGCCCGCCCGGAATTTCCTTTTTCCCCCCCGGTGTCAATTTTGGACAGGCGCACTGGGGCAGCGCCAGCGATGGGCAGGGCGTGGTCATCTCCGTCAAAAGCGGCATGGCCCAACTGGAGCTGAGCCCCCTGCTTACGGGCAATGTTGTCGTGCGTGAAGTACGGCTGAACAGCCCCGTGATTGAAGTCCGCGAAGGCAAGGCCGTTGCCGCTGCCAAGCCGGACGCGGAAAAAACCGCCGTTGAAACCAAGCCCGCCGCTGCGACCCCGCCAGCCCTTCCCATTGAGCTGAAACGCCTTGTACTGCGTCAAGGTGTTGCGACCTACACAAGCGCAAATGGTAAAACACTGCGCATTGATGATGTAAACTTTTCTGTAGAAAATCTGCGCACCGGGCAAGAAGCAGTGGTGCAGTGCGACTTTGCCTTTATTTTTGGCGACAGCGCCGCCGAGCCTGCTGCCCCCGCCGCCAAATCTGGCGCAAACAACATCTCGGGTACGCTGGCATTTTCTTCCCGCCTGCGCTACGCGCCGCCTCAGCTGCTTTTCCGGCAGACTGCGCTGACTGTCACACCGCTCACCGGAGCGCTGCCCAAGGAAGCCGGGCCCTTGCAGTTCACCTGTGAAGGCTCGTTGCGGCTGAGCGATCTGCACCTCCAGTTGAGCAAGGCCTTGCTCAATACGCCCCAGGCCCGGGTGAGCGCATCCGGCGAAGGCGGATTGGCTCCTCTGGCGTTCAACGGCGCGCTTGAGATGGAAGGTTCGCCCCACAAACTTGCCGCGCTGGCAGGCCACAAACTGGCGACTCCCTCTGCCAAGGACGATCTTCGCTTCAGAACAATGGTGCGCTATGCCGCCAATGCCCTGAACCTCAGCCAGATGCTTCTCCAACTTGACGATCTTTCCCTGCGCGGCGGTTTGCGCCTTGACCTGCCCGAAAGCGCCCCCATGCTTGTGACTGCTGACGTGCAGACCGGCATGCTCAATCTTGACCCCTACATGCCCCAGGCAGAATCCGGCAAAAATGCGGCGGAAACCAAGCCTGCTGGGCACGACGGCGCAGCAGCCAGCGGCAAGCGCGCCAAGCCGGATGCGGAAGCGGCACGGCGCATGCCGGGGCTGGACATCCGCGCCAAAGTGGCTGGCATTACCAAGAGCGGATTGCAGGTAAAAGACATTGCGCTGGCCATCAAGGGAGAAAAAGGACGCTATGCCCTGACCTCCTTAACCGCCAGCCTTGGCAGCGGCGGGCTTATCAAGTCCACCGGCAACATGGATATGGCAACTGAAACTTGCACTCTCAAGGCGCAGGCCGCCGATGTGGAGCTTGGCCCGCTGCTGGTTGCCCTTGGAAAGGGACGGCTGGCCGACGGGCAGGCCTCGCTGGATGCGGATGTGACTATGAGGTGCGCGGACGCCAATGATATTCGCCAAAGTCTTGGTGGGCGCGGGCTGCTTGAAATACGCCGCCTGCATGTTCCGGCCATGGCGGAGCTTTCCAAGAACATCCCCTCGCTCACCGGCAAGGGGGGGGCGCTGCCCGACCGCTTTGATCTGGCCCGTGCGCCCTTTACCGCCCGCGATGGCGAAATCAACGCAAGTCCCATCACTGTCACCTCCGCCACTCTCAACGCTGCGGGCAAGGCGCGCATCAGCCTGCCCAAACAGTACATGGACGCGGCTCTGGACATCAAAACCATGGGGCTGACAATTCCTGTGACGGCCAAGGGGCCTTTGAGTGACATTTCGTATGGTGTTGACCCGCGTTTTGCCCTTGATATGGCAAAAAATCTGCCGGGCACATTGCTGAAAACGGGTAAGGAAGCTGGAAGCACCACCAAGGGCGCGGCAAAGGGCGCGGAAGGGCTGGTTCGCGGTATCCTGGGCCGTTAA
- a CDS encoding cobyric acid synthase codes for MAARPVHMAQSGPGRSLPPALMIQGTCSNAGKSLITAAVCRLLARRGLRVAPFKAQNMALNSFVTSDGKEMGRAQVLQAAACGLAPDVRMNPVLLKPTSNVGSQVIVLGEAVGHMRVGEYLAYKPEAWKAVRRAYRSLAADMDVMVLEGAGSPAEINLKAHDIVNMRMARYAGAHVALVADIDRGGAFAALAGTMALLTRAERVRIGGFILNKFRGDASLLDPALAMLQKRTGKPFWGVVPMLENLRLPEEDSVSFKEGLTPGLHMGQTSGGPGLLDIVVPDLPHLSNATDLDALRDEPGVQLRIVRHADQWGAPHVVILPGSRNTVGDLHFLRRTGLAGLVQEFARQCMARGTGALVGICGGLQMLGVEIADPLLIEEGGCEPGLGLLPLRTRLLAAKRLCRAAGWADACVTGAERQAVAGYEIHHGETSSLHGDLSDIAGEPAAGAVASAVMRVVMTDSGGSALGWGRCDAQGSARVWGSYLHGLFDEDAFRHAFLRRLRHEAGLPSAPETAYSLGPELDRLADAVEAALDMPAILNVLQLA; via the coding sequence ATGGCGGCCAGACCGGTTCACATGGCGCAATCGGGGCCGGGGCGCTCTTTGCCCCCGGCTCTCATGATTCAGGGAACATGCTCAAACGCGGGCAAAAGCCTGATTACGGCGGCTGTATGCCGTCTGTTGGCGCGCAGGGGGCTGCGGGTTGCGCCCTTCAAGGCGCAGAACATGGCGCTCAATTCCTTTGTAACCAGCGACGGCAAGGAAATGGGCCGTGCTCAGGTCTTGCAGGCTGCCGCCTGCGGCCTCGCGCCAGACGTGCGCATGAACCCGGTGCTGCTTAAGCCCACGTCCAACGTTGGCTCTCAGGTTATTGTACTGGGCGAAGCCGTGGGGCACATGCGCGTGGGCGAGTATCTCGCCTATAAGCCGGAAGCCTGGAAGGCTGTGCGCCGTGCCTACCGCAGCCTGGCCGCAGATATGGACGTGATGGTGCTTGAAGGGGCGGGCAGCCCGGCTGAGATCAACCTCAAGGCGCATGATATTGTAAACATGCGCATGGCCCGTTATGCCGGGGCGCATGTGGCCCTGGTGGCGGATATTGACCGTGGCGGGGCCTTTGCGGCTCTGGCGGGCACCATGGCCCTGCTCACCCGCGCCGAAAGGGTGCGGATAGGGGGCTTTATTCTCAATAAGTTTCGGGGTGATGCCAGCCTGCTGGATCCCGCCCTGGCCATGCTCCAGAAACGCACGGGCAAGCCCTTTTGGGGGGTGGTGCCCATGCTGGAAAACCTGCGCCTGCCCGAAGAGGACTCCGTAAGCTTCAAGGAAGGCCTGACCCCTGGCCTGCACATGGGGCAAACCTCTGGTGGCCCCGGCTTGCTGGATATCGTGGTGCCTGATCTGCCGCATTTGAGTAATGCCACGGATCTTGACGCCCTGCGGGACGAACCGGGGGTGCAGTTGCGTATTGTACGCCATGCCGATCAGTGGGGCGCGCCGCATGTGGTCATTCTGCCGGGCAGCCGCAATACCGTGGGTGATCTGCATTTTTTGCGGCGCACCGGGCTGGCCGGGCTGGTTCAGGAATTTGCCCGTCAGTGCATGGCGCGCGGCACTGGCGCACTGGTGGGCATTTGCGGGGGATTGCAGATGCTTGGAGTTGAAATAGCCGACCCTCTGCTGATTGAAGAAGGCGGATGCGAGCCGGGGCTTGGCCTGCTGCCCCTCCGCACAAGGCTGCTGGCAGCCAAGCGCCTGTGCCGCGCCGCTGGATGGGCGGATGCCTGTGTGACCGGGGCAGAACGTCAGGCCGTGGCAGGCTATGAAATCCATCACGGCGAGACCTCCTCCTTGCACGGAGATTTGTCGGATATAGCTGGCGAACCAGCTGCGGGCGCTGTCGCGTCTGCCGTCATGCGGGTTGTGATGACCGACTCCGGGGGGAGCGCCCTGGGCTGGGGGCGGTGCGATGCCCAGGGGAGCGCCCGCGTGTGGGGCAGTTATCTGCACGGCCTTTTTGACGAGGACGCCTTTCGCCATGCATTTTTGCGCCGCCTGCGGCATGAGGCGGGTTTGCCGTCAGCGCCGGAAACAGCCTACAGCCTCGGCCCCGAGCTGGACAGGCTGGCCGATGCTGTGGAAGCAGCGTTGGACATGCCAGCCATACTCAACGTGCTGCAACTGGCTTGA
- a CDS encoding DMT family transporter, with product MSPTARNLLPHAALLTAMAFWGSTFVVLRIALTALTPLQTMAGRMLVACIVFLPLWPRLWRELKEHGNLGTLALMALCEPCLFFLFETNALRLTTASQAGMITSLLPLLVAAVAFVALREHAGLRMWLGFLLAVCGVTWLTLAAVPDEKAANPLLGNILEGIAMCCAAGYTVLARHLSTVYSALCITAVQAFVGMIFFCLLALVVPESDTLISLGRDFPTWVPWACVFYLGGIVTFAGYGLYNFGVKRLSAGRAAAYTNLIPVFALLFGVALLGEKLPPAQYGGALLIVLGVLLSQWRGISRNALAQKPTA from the coding sequence ATGTCCCCCACCGCCCGGAATTTATTGCCCCACGCGGCCTTGCTGACAGCCATGGCCTTTTGGGGCTCCACCTTTGTAGTGCTGCGCATCGCCCTGACCGCCTTGACCCCCCTGCAAACCATGGCCGGGCGCATGCTTGTGGCCTGCATTGTTTTTTTGCCCCTGTGGCCGCGCCTCTGGCGCGAACTCAAGGAACACGGCAATCTGGGGACGCTGGCGCTCATGGCCCTGTGCGAACCCTGCCTCTTTTTTCTGTTTGAAACCAACGCGCTGCGCCTGACCACGGCCTCGCAGGCTGGCATGATAACATCCCTGCTGCCCCTGCTGGTGGCGGCAGTAGCCTTTGTAGCCCTGCGCGAACACGCGGGCCTGCGCATGTGGTTGGGTTTTTTGCTGGCAGTTTGCGGCGTCACGTGGCTCACCCTTGCCGCGGTTCCGGACGAAAAAGCCGCCAATCCCCTGCTGGGCAACATCCTTGAGGGTATCGCCATGTGCTGTGCCGCCGGATATACCGTGCTGGCCCGCCACCTTTCAACCGTATACAGCGCCCTGTGCATCACCGCGGTTCAGGCCTTTGTAGGCATGATCTTTTTTTGTCTGCTGGCTCTTGTGGTGCCGGAATCAGACACGCTTATCAGCCTTGGCAGAGATTTTCCCACCTGGGTTCCCTGGGCCTGCGTGTTCTATCTGGGCGGCATTGTGACCTTTGCAGGATACGGCCTGTACAATTTTGGCGTTAAGCGCCTTTCTGCTGGGCGCGCCGCCGCCTACACCAATCTCATACCTGTTTTTGCCCTGCTCTTCGGCGTCGCCCTGCTGGGCGAGAAACTCCCGCCCGCGCAATATGGCGGGGCCTTGCTTATCGTGCTTGGCGTGCTGCTGAGCCAATGGCGAGGAATAAGCCGCAACGCCCTGGCCCAAAAACCGACAGCATGA
- a CDS encoding response regulator, which produces MSIRTIIKTSNLAQLLLLLLLGLCLVSLGRGLNEGRRVLENYYKLDSLLVDVETNTRQSYEEAHAFIFTGNPERYAKWQMLNQDRVHEMQDAVGHEGTFEHIARNLNVTGGLQGQVQALLAQRRHLDSLLDTAMNMAVGNSGPPLWDRDGLDLKGAQSWVDRVNLDSEAQQVLFSALALREVQYRSFLEQVSKQESPLVQMVWAMFFALLALGASAVANIYIFQKRVAKPLGEVSQYAEGVAAGEDPEPLKLKYRDELAVMFASLQRMKGTLFSRIRELKEAERRARKSKQQAVLARAQALSSLELAQRASHVQEDFLRRMSHEIRTPLNAIIGMSYLSLQAGLSGVQRDYLSQINKSGSLLLDMVNRILDFSSANEGLLRRENRAFQVPRLLELLRQSVAGSALEKQLELIFTLDPAVPVVVEGDERHLEEVLRILLDNAVKYTRTGSVECSVQLAHGGLEDGGCRLLFVVADSGPGMDAVLKDKLFEPFALGDESLTRSNSGLGLGLALARQLVNLMGGELSVASAPGKGSRFFFELSFGWVQQGEAITETTSAQEEAAAVVDSALGVATPSHRTVLVVEDNDINAQIASELLTQAGLAVRVASNGLAAVKEVRDGGVDLVLMDVQMPVMDGLQATMRIRALGFSPADLPILAMTAHADAASRLEGKNVGMNDYLTKPVDPAALYAALETWLPGGLQSNPLTADVGPDDFSAAAAAESRVQEGEERLSLDVMRDPAQASSVPEGQAVNVEAGLATVGGNRELYRELLLRFVDHYGESARELRGLLACGDLRGAARLAHTVKGVAANLGVERVCRLTRHMENSLPLIPPSEELMDEFEACMNEVLLRVRCLEGDGSVATAGTMHLEGEHRDNLLALLAELPELMETDWGNAESAIERFMPLVNGTPYAEDLTAILASVKDFDNAALQGQAAALQRRLRGESL; this is translated from the coding sequence ATGAGCATCAGAACCATCATCAAAACTTCCAACCTCGCGCAGTTGCTGCTTCTTCTTCTGCTTGGGCTTTGCCTGGTGTCTCTGGGGCGTGGCCTGAATGAGGGCCGCAGGGTACTCGAAAACTACTACAAGCTTGATTCCCTCCTGGTGGATGTGGAAACCAATACCCGCCAGAGTTACGAAGAAGCCCATGCCTTTATTTTTACAGGCAATCCAGAGCGTTACGCCAAGTGGCAGATGCTGAATCAGGATCGCGTCCACGAGATGCAGGACGCCGTCGGGCACGAGGGAACCTTTGAACATATTGCCCGCAATCTCAATGTGACGGGAGGTCTGCAAGGGCAGGTTCAGGCGCTTCTTGCCCAGCGCAGGCACCTCGACAGTCTGCTTGATACCGCCATGAACATGGCTGTGGGCAATAGCGGGCCGCCTCTGTGGGACAGGGACGGGCTTGACCTGAAAGGCGCGCAGAGCTGGGTAGACAGGGTCAATCTGGACAGTGAAGCGCAGCAGGTTCTTTTCAGCGCGCTGGCCCTGCGCGAAGTGCAGTACCGCAGCTTTCTGGAACAGGTGAGCAAACAGGAGTCTCCGCTTGTCCAGATGGTCTGGGCCATGTTTTTTGCCTTGCTGGCCTTAGGGGCCAGCGCGGTTGCCAATATTTATATCTTCCAGAAGAGGGTCGCCAAGCCGCTGGGCGAGGTCAGCCAGTATGCGGAAGGCGTGGCGGCGGGCGAGGATCCCGAGCCCTTGAAGCTCAAGTACCGCGATGAACTGGCCGTCATGTTCGCCTCCCTGCAACGCATGAAGGGAACGCTGTTCTCCCGTATCCGCGAACTGAAAGAGGCCGAAAGGCGTGCTCGCAAAAGCAAGCAGCAGGCCGTGCTTGCCCGTGCGCAGGCCCTGTCGTCACTGGAACTCGCCCAAAGGGCCTCACACGTGCAGGAAGATTTTTTACGCCGCATGAGCCACGAAATCCGCACGCCCCTCAATGCCATCATCGGCATGAGCTATCTTAGCCTGCAAGCGGGCCTCAGTGGCGTGCAGCGCGACTATCTATCCCAGATCAACAAATCGGGCAGCCTGCTGCTGGACATGGTCAACAGGATTCTTGATTTTTCAAGCGCCAACGAGGGCTTGCTGCGCCGCGAAAACCGGGCATTTCAGGTGCCCCGCCTGCTGGAGCTGTTGCGGCAGAGCGTGGCGGGCAGCGCCCTTGAAAAACAGTTGGAGCTGATTTTTACACTTGATCCGGCTGTGCCGGTGGTTGTGGAAGGTGATGAACGGCATCTGGAAGAAGTGTTGCGCATCCTGCTGGACAATGCGGTCAAATATACCCGCACGGGCTCCGTAGAGTGCAGTGTGCAGCTTGCTCACGGCGGCCTGGAAGATGGCGGATGCCGTCTGCTTTTTGTGGTGGCCGACAGCGGCCCCGGCATGGATGCTGTTCTTAAGGACAAGCTTTTTGAACCCTTTGCCCTGGGCGACGAGTCGTTGACCCGTTCAAACAGTGGCCTTGGCCTCGGGCTTGCGCTGGCGCGGCAGCTGGTCAACCTCATGGGCGGCGAGCTTTCTGTGGCAAGCGCACCCGGCAAGGGGAGCCGCTTTTTCTTTGAATTGTCCTTCGGCTGGGTGCAACAGGGCGAAGCCATTACGGAGACCACCTCGGCTCAGGAAGAAGCCGCCGCTGTTGTGGACAGTGCCCTTGGCGTTGCAACCCCGTCGCACCGTACTGTACTTGTGGTGGAGGATAACGATATCAACGCCCAGATCGCCAGCGAGCTGCTGACCCAGGCCGGGCTTGCCGTGCGTGTGGCCTCCAACGGTCTTGCGGCGGTTAAAGAGGTTCGCGACGGCGGCGTTGACCTTGTGCTCATGGATGTGCAGATGCCCGTAATGGACGGGCTTCAAGCCACCATGCGCATCCGCGCGCTGGGTTTTTCACCTGCGGATCTGCCCATTCTTGCCATGACTGCCCACGCTGATGCCGCTTCCCGTCTGGAAGGCAAGAACGTGGGCATGAACGATTATCTCACCAAGCCGGTTGATCCTGCCGCCCTGTATGCCGCCCTTGAAACATGGCTTCCGGGCGGATTGCAGTCCAATCCGCTGACCGCAGATGTTGGCCCGGATGATTTTTCTGCCGCAGCAGCCGCGGAAAGCCGTGTTCAGGAGGGTGAGGAACGGCTTTCGCTGGACGTTATGCGCGATCCGGCCCAAGCCTCTTCAGTGCCGGAGGGGCAGGCGGTCAATGTGGAGGCTGGCCTTGCAACCGTAGGCGGCAACCGCGAATTGTACCGTGAACTGCTGCTGCGTTTTGTGGATCACTACGGCGAGAGCGCCAGGGAGCTGCGCGGGCTGCTTGCCTGCGGCGATCTGCGTGGCGCGGCCCGTCTGGCGCATACGGTAAAGGGCGTTGCCGCCAACCTTGGCGTGGAGCGGGTATGCCGCCTTACGCGGCACATGGAAAACTCTTTGCCCCTTATTCCGCCGAGTGAAGAACTGATGGATGAGTTTGAAGCGTGCATGAACGAGGTGCTGCTGCGCGTACGCTGTCTAGAAGGCGATGGGAGCGTGGCCACAGCAGGCACCATGCATCTGGAAGGCGAGCACCGGGACAACCTGCTGGCTCTGCTTGCCGAACTGCCCGAACTGATGGAAACGGACTGGGGCAATGCGGAAAGCGCTATTGAACGGTTTATGCCTCTTGTGAACGGCACCCCCTATGCAGAAGATCTGACCGCCATTCTTGCCTCGGTAAAAGACTTTGACAATGCGGCCCTACAGGGGCAGGCGGCAGCCCTGCAACGGCGTCTGCGCGGAGAAAGCCTGTGA